One window of the Heliomicrobium undosum genome contains the following:
- the sdaAB gene encoding L-serine ammonia-lyase, iron-sulfur-dependent subunit beta, which produces MNIFDVIGPIMIGPSSSHTAGAVRLGNVARLILGEAVREARIGLHGSFAETHQGHGTDLALVAGLLGWATDDLRIPRSFEFAEAAGLTVAFSEIHLGELAHPNSVRFELTGQEGGRSEVTGASIGGGRVLVTRVDDFPVELTGDFATLLVTHRDRPGVISLVTGVLGHQGINIAQMRVSREQKGARALMVLETDQTVTDEALRAIAALPPVEAARRIQID; this is translated from the coding sequence ATGAATATTTTCGATGTGATCGGGCCGATCATGATCGGCCCGTCCAGCTCCCATACGGCGGGCGCTGTGCGCCTCGGCAATGTGGCCCGTCTCATCCTGGGCGAAGCGGTCCGGGAGGCCCGCATCGGCCTCCACGGTTCCTTCGCCGAGACCCACCAGGGCCACGGCACCGACCTGGCCCTGGTGGCAGGCCTGCTCGGCTGGGCTACCGACGACCTGCGCATCCCCCGTTCCTTCGAATTCGCCGAGGCGGCCGGACTCACAGTGGCTTTTTCGGAAATCCATCTGGGCGAACTGGCCCACCCCAACTCGGTTCGTTTTGAACTGACCGGGCAGGAGGGGGGGCGTTCTGAGGTCACCGGCGCCTCCATCGGCGGCGGACGTGTCCTGGTGACGCGCGTTGATGACTTTCCCGTTGAATTGACAGGCGACTTTGCCACCCTGCTCGTCACCCATCGTGACCGGCCTGGCGTCATCTCCCTGGTGACAGGTGTGTTAGGCCATCAAGGGATCAATATCGCCCAGATGCGGGTCTCGCGGGAGCAGAAGGGCGCCCGGGCGCTGATGGTGCTCGAGACAGATCAGACGGTCACCGACGAAGCGCTGCGGGCCATCGCCGCACTGCCGCCCGTCGAGGCGGCGCGACGCATCCAAATAGACTGA
- the rsfS gene encoding ribosome silencing factor, with translation MVQDSKAAAIAMAEAAADKKAYDIMLLDLRGKSNVTDYFVLCNGNSTPQVQAICMHIEEKLKDYDRRTFRVEGYREGRWVLMDYGDVVVHIFRPETRDHYALERLWGDAPRAVEPNFEEFMQ, from the coding sequence TTGGTACAAGACAGCAAAGCAGCGGCCATCGCCATGGCGGAAGCGGCCGCCGATAAGAAAGCCTACGATATCATGCTCCTCGACCTGCGCGGCAAGTCGAATGTGACCGACTACTTCGTCCTTTGCAACGGCAATTCAACGCCTCAGGTGCAGGCCATCTGCATGCACATCGAAGAAAAACTGAAGGACTACGACCGCCGCACCTTTCGTGTCGAAGGCTACCGGGAAGGCCGCTGGGTGCTGATGGATTACGGCGACGTGGTCGTCCACATCTTCCGCCCCGAGACGCGCGATCACTATGCTTTGGAACGCCTCTGGGGTGACGCGCCCAGGGCAGTGGAGCCGAACTTTGAGGAGTTTATGCAGTAA
- the yqeK gene encoding bis(5'-nucleosyl)-tetraphosphatase (symmetrical) YqeK codes for MTERMILLGDWQAINRRLKEDLARELSPRRYVHIVGTGETAFRLAVLWGANPERACVAGLLHDIAREWSSDRLLQACDEAGVTLEPWERRQAELLHGYAGAWWAARVYGLNDDEVLRAVRHHTVGYPGMGLLEKIVYLADKIEPNRSYKGVETLRTLAEQSLDRAVLACLDQTIQHVLRKGTLLHPLTVDMRNQMLLERNTDGAGGQQHI; via the coding sequence ATGACGGAAAGGATGATCCTGTTGGGGGATTGGCAAGCCATCAACCGGCGTCTTAAAGAAGACTTAGCCCGCGAGCTGAGCCCGCGGCGTTACGTCCATATTGTGGGGACCGGCGAAACGGCTTTCCGATTGGCTGTCCTTTGGGGTGCAAATCCCGAGCGAGCATGTGTCGCCGGTCTGCTCCACGACATTGCCCGCGAATGGTCATCCGACCGTTTGCTGCAAGCCTGTGACGAAGCGGGCGTCACGCTTGAACCATGGGAGCGAAGACAGGCGGAACTCCTGCACGGTTACGCCGGGGCCTGGTGGGCGGCAAGGGTATATGGTCTGAACGATGACGAAGTGCTTAGGGCCGTGCGTCATCATACGGTGGGGTATCCAGGCATGGGCCTATTGGAGAAAATCGTCTACCTAGCCGACAAGATCGAGCCTAACCGGTCTTACAAGGGAGTGGAAACGCTCCGCACCCTGGCCGAACAGTCGCTGGACCGGGCTGTCCTCGCCTGCCTAGACCAGACGATCCAGCATGTCCTCCGTAAGGGGACGCTGTTGCATCCCCTCACGGTGGACATGCGCAATCAGATGCTCCTCGAGCGGAATACAGATGGAGCTGGCGGTCAACAACATATCTAA
- a CDS encoding VWA domain-containing protein encodes MRYFTLFLLIACFFLNPTEGYSWGNINTHPTINEKSYDFFIDSITNSSKKYNDIKFAEIKFTGNGFDINNFTKNIGLNITEPKGLLSDRNYTMKEWLIEGGYSADIPAIDMGLRHFYDPLRKFNGTDYLTDIPGVVPNPQISAKKWALSNEWAKANDSRGSSWVKALTYYKNGMEKNDDEFFAESFRALGHTMHLVADMTQPAHVRNDGHMREEPIEDTVDTNKKYVTFASSNMQDNLLNSIFSIKESKDKGLKLENIFDLLSKYTNQNFYSDDTIYNKGDNNIDNPSILPRNKKANYDSPQFNTPGVVKGKDGISYGIRLNNDIYVPLIEEEYKSYFTRNNPTTKSYHVPIYFAREQSKYLIPLAIRANAEVINSFIPTMTLDFSVKRDERDSVLVEGLFKHHIDKDDEWKKNIGEEIKYNGMGNIIITGKDGERRIPVKFTQGYCKESIENYKKEDVIVLEVEAGGLKYRSEFSPCRKYDDLIRTKSLINQNSKYNPNRRRPVDLVIILDSSGSMKESDKNSLRKKAANYLVDELASIDRVSIVDFDDSALVRASMSNNKDALHSAIDAIDSSGGTNIGRGIEVAIKEFHKVGWIDDRSQLAILLTDGNDENGQPSVLEAQVDAAYSNWLHIYTIGLGETHNKELLSKIANDTGGEYFVVRDASLIETTFDQIALSRNINLTKDTDKDGISDWAERKGFVLLQPEDGQEIPIKPTDPYNTDSDHDGYSDKQELGDIFINSSNRELYVVGLIDGCNKYLPYSSDPNDPNKIPRSN; translated from the coding sequence ATGCGGTATTTTACTTTATTTTTGTTAATTGCCTGCTTTTTCTTAAACCCAACAGAAGGATATAGTTGGGGAAATATTAATACACACCCAACGATCAATGAAAAATCTTATGACTTTTTCATTGACAGTATTACTAATTCGTCCAAAAAATATAACGATATTAAGTTTGCAGAGATAAAATTTACAGGAAATGGTTTTGACATAAATAATTTTACAAAAAATATTGGATTGAATATTACCGAACCAAAGGGGCTTCTTAGTGATCGAAACTACACGATGAAGGAATGGTTAATAGAAGGTGGCTATTCAGCCGATATTCCTGCCATCGATATGGGGTTACGACATTTTTATGATCCATTAAGGAAATTTAACGGTACAGATTATTTAACCGATATTCCGGGTGTAGTTCCTAACCCACAAATATCGGCAAAAAAGTGGGCTTTGTCTAACGAATGGGCAAAAGCAAACGATTCAAGAGGCTCTTCCTGGGTAAAGGCGCTAACATATTATAAAAATGGTATGGAAAAAAATGATGACGAATTTTTTGCGGAATCATTTCGCGCGTTAGGGCATACAATGCATTTAGTTGCCGATATGACCCAACCTGCCCACGTTCGAAATGACGGACATATGAGAGAAGAACCGATAGAAGACACAGTAGATACAAATAAAAAATACGTTACTTTCGCTAGTTCTAATATGCAGGACAATCTCCTAAATAGTATTTTTTCTATAAAAGAGAGTAAGGACAAAGGGTTAAAGCTAGAAAATATTTTTGATTTGTTATCCAAATATACAAATCAAAACTTTTATTCAGATGACACAATTTATAACAAAGGTGACAATAATATTGACAATCCTAGTATATTACCGAGAAATAAAAAAGCAAATTATGATTCACCTCAGTTTAACACTCCTGGAGTTGTCAAAGGAAAGGATGGCATATCCTATGGGATTAGACTTAACAACGATATTTATGTGCCATTGATAGAAGAGGAGTACAAATCATATTTTACAAGGAATAATCCGACTACGAAATCCTATCATGTTCCTATATATTTTGCGCGTGAACAATCTAAATATTTAATTCCACTAGCAATTCGAGCAAATGCAGAAGTAATTAACAGCTTTATTCCGACAATGACATTGGATTTTAGCGTAAAAAGGGATGAACGGGATAGTGTATTAGTGGAAGGCCTTTTTAAGCACCACATCGATAAAGATGATGAGTGGAAGAAAAACATAGGGGAAGAGATTAAATATAACGGAATGGGAAATATAATCATTACAGGAAAAGATGGTGAAAGAAGAATACCAGTCAAATTTACTCAGGGATATTGTAAAGAATCGATAGAAAATTATAAAAAAGAAGATGTCATAGTACTTGAAGTAGAAGCAGGAGGGTTAAAGTACCGGAGCGAGTTCTCCCCCTGTAGAAAGTATGATGATTTGATAAGAACAAAAAGCTTGATAAATCAAAACAGCAAGTATAACCCCAATAGAAGAAGGCCCGTTGATTTAGTTATTATTTTAGATAGTTCGGGCAGTATGAAAGAAAGTGATAAAAATAGTCTGCGAAAAAAGGCGGCTAATTACTTAGTTGACGAACTAGCATCGATTGATAGAGTGTCAATCGTAGATTTTGATGACTCAGCCCTAGTTCGCGCAAGTATGAGTAACAATAAAGATGCATTACACTCAGCGATTGACGCGATTGATTCTAGCGGAGGCACAAACATTGGCCGCGGTATAGAAGTAGCAATAAAAGAATTTCATAAGGTTGGGTGGATAGATGATAGATCACAGTTAGCTATTCTTTTAACCGATGGCAATGATGAAAACGGGCAACCCTCCGTTTTGGAGGCCCAAGTGGATGCAGCGTATAGCAACTGGTTACATATCTACACAATAGGATTGGGAGAAACTCACAACAAAGAACTTTTAAGTAAGATTGCTAATGATACTGGCGGTGAGTATTTTGTCGTGAGAGATGCAAGTTTGATCGAAACAACATTTGATCAAATCGCATTGAGTAGAAACATAAACTTAACCAAAGATACAGATAAAGACGGAATCTCCGATTGGGCTGAGCGTAAAGGTTTTGTTTTGCTACAACCGGAAGATGGACAAGAAATACCCATTAAGCCTACAGATCCCTATAATACCGATAGTGACCATGACGGTTATTCTGATAAACAGGAACTTGGAGACATTTTTATCAACAGTAGCAATAGGGAGCTTTACGTTGTAGGCTTAATCGACGGATGCAATAAATACCTGCCCTATTCTAGTGATCCAAATGATCCAAATAAAATTCCGCGTTCTAATTAA
- a CDS encoding copper amine oxidase N-terminal domain-containing protein: protein MKKKLIMLIIGMAQLFNLIFFVTYGYAKEITVYVDGDRVNFPDSKPYINEDNRTMVPIRFISEHLGSNVNWNEKSNAVEINYKNTKIYLEIGKKYALVNNLTISLDTNAVINDNRTMVPLRFIAESHDTIVDWIPETYSVVITSKELLKEQIEVKETISVLQKSLHDRDIEKTMNLFTPEKMEHYRPFFEKYRELMPDMAKPFSEAKLTFVTSDKIINQEIVKSGELALPFDSKVFHIKMIKINNQWFFESF, encoded by the coding sequence GTGAAAAAAAAATTAATTATGCTAATCATAGGGATGGCCCAACTCTTTAACCTGATTTTTTTTGTAACCTATGGTTACGCAAAAGAAATCACTGTATATGTAGATGGTGATAGAGTAAATTTTCCGGACAGTAAGCCTTACATAAACGAAGACAATAGAACGATGGTTCCGATTAGATTTATATCGGAGCACTTAGGTAGCAATGTAAATTGGAACGAAAAGAGCAACGCCGTAGAGATTAATTATAAAAACACAAAAATCTATTTAGAAATTGGTAAGAAATACGCTTTGGTAAATAATTTAACAATTTCGTTAGATACGAATGCAGTAATTAACGACAATAGAACTATGGTTCCATTGAGGTTTATAGCGGAAAGCCATGACACTATTGTGGACTGGATACCGGAAACGTATAGTGTTGTTATAACATCAAAAGAGTTACTAAAAGAACAAATAGAAGTTAAAGAGACTATAAGTGTACTCCAAAAATCATTGCATGACAGGGATATTGAAAAAACTATGAATTTATTTACACCCGAGAAGATGGAGCACTATCGTCCCTTTTTTGAAAAATACAGAGAACTGATGCCAGATATGGCGAAACCATTTAGTGAAGCTAAATTAACTTTTGTTACATCGGATAAAATAATCAATCAAGAGATAGTAAAGAGCGGGGAACTAGCATTGCCGTTTGATTCAAAAGTTTTTCACATAAAAATGATTAAAATAAATAACCAATGGTTCTTCGAATCATTTTAA
- a CDS encoding RNA-binding protein, translated as MELTRTLYVGNLPWATKPENLTDLFSPYGEVLSSRIITDRETGRSRGFGFVEVRDEDAERMVEAMNGAEYEGRMLTVNEAKPRQDQ; from the coding sequence ATGGAATTGACTCGGACCCTCTATGTGGGCAATTTGCCTTGGGCAACCAAGCCCGAGAACCTGACAGATCTTTTTTCCCCTTATGGGGAGGTATTGAGCAGCCGGATCATCACAGACAGAGAGACTGGCCGTTCAAGAGGTTTCGGTTTCGTCGAGGTCAGAGATGAAGACGCCGAGCGCATGGTGGAAGCCATGAACGGCGCCGAGTATGAAGGCAGGATGCTGACCGTCAACGAGGCCAAGCCCAGACAGGACCAATAA
- the nadD gene encoding nicotinate-nucleotide adenylyltransferase gives MDRSVNHPVERKGFIIGPHGVVISIPEDLANYEWVDTTFGIKVPKIKVPKNEAAQTGEAMVRVGIMGGTFDPVHYGHLVTAEAAADLFDLSVVVFVPSGRPPHKQHQAVTDPWERYRLTELATCSNPRFRMSDVEVSRPGYSYAIDTVRAFRREYGEQAEFFFITGADAILEIMTWRQIDQLMAECRFIAAYRPGYDRDHLREAVARMEAFSGRIHLVEVPALAISSTDIRRRLYQGRSVKYLLPEPVIHRIVETGSYHPSSCHRQPRE, from the coding sequence ATGGACAGATCCGTTAATCACCCTGTTGAGCGCAAGGGCTTTATCATCGGTCCCCACGGTGTCGTCATCTCCATCCCCGAAGACCTGGCCAACTACGAGTGGGTGGACACCACCTTCGGGATCAAGGTGCCTAAAATCAAAGTGCCCAAAAACGAGGCAGCGCAAACAGGGGAAGCAATGGTCCGCGTGGGCATCATGGGCGGAACCTTCGACCCTGTCCACTACGGCCACCTGGTGACGGCCGAAGCAGCGGCCGATCTGTTCGACCTATCCGTCGTCGTCTTTGTGCCTTCAGGCCGACCGCCCCACAAGCAACACCAGGCTGTCACTGATCCCTGGGAACGCTACCGGCTGACCGAACTGGCCACCTGTTCCAATCCCCGTTTTCGCATGTCCGACGTAGAGGTCAGCCGCCCCGGCTATTCCTACGCCATTGATACGGTCCGCGCCTTCCGGCGTGAGTACGGAGAGCAGGCCGAGTTTTTCTTCATCACCGGCGCCGACGCCATCCTGGAGATCATGACCTGGCGTCAGATCGACCAGTTGATGGCCGAATGCCGCTTCATCGCCGCTTACCGCCCCGGCTATGACCGGGACCACCTCAGGGAAGCGGTGGCGCGTATGGAGGCTTTTTCCGGGCGGATCCACCTGGTCGAGGTGCCGGCCCTGGCCATCTCCTCCACCGATATCCGCCGGCGCCTCTATCAAGGTCGCTCCGTCAAATACCTTCTGCCTGAGCCGGTGATCCACCGCATTGTCGAAACCGGAAGCTACCATCCATCATCCTGCCATCGGCAGCCTCGCGAATAA
- a CDS encoding glutamate-5-semialdehyde dehydrogenase: protein MIMYSELSLKGKKAKDAAYKLGSLSSQVKNKALEAMAYALVAQEEEILAANALDVEAGRQKGMSKALLDRLMLNKKRIEEMAEGLYALVSLPDPIGEVKGQWRRPNGLEIGQVRVPLGVVGIIYEARPNVTVDAAGLCLKTGNAVILRGGSEAIRSNMAIVKVIAKASEEAGIPEGAIQLVEDTSREVAQQMMTMNEYLDVLIPRGGAGLIQAVVKNATVPVIETGVGNCHVYVDADADLEMAEKIIINAKCQRPGVCNAAESLLVHQDVARKFIPHIGKLLTEMNVELRGCPRTLSLFSGIKEATDEDYAAEFLDLILAVKIVDSFDEALEHIRKYSTGHSEAIVTRDYSRAREFTRRVDAAAVYVNASTRFTDGFQFGMGAEIGISTQKLHARGPMGLNELTTIKYVCYGDGQIR from the coding sequence ATGATCATGTATTCCGAACTGTCCTTGAAGGGCAAAAAAGCCAAGGACGCCGCCTACAAACTGGGGTCTTTGTCCTCGCAGGTCAAAAACAAGGCCCTTGAAGCGATGGCCTACGCCCTGGTGGCCCAGGAAGAAGAGATCCTGGCCGCCAACGCCCTCGATGTGGAGGCGGGACGGCAAAAAGGCATGTCCAAGGCGCTTTTGGACCGGTTGATGCTGAACAAAAAGCGCATCGAAGAGATGGCGGAAGGCCTCTACGCCCTTGTCAGCCTGCCCGATCCGATCGGCGAGGTGAAGGGCCAGTGGCGCCGCCCCAACGGCCTGGAAATCGGCCAGGTGCGCGTTCCCCTTGGCGTCGTCGGGATCATCTACGAAGCCCGGCCGAACGTCACCGTCGACGCCGCCGGTCTCTGCCTGAAGACAGGAAACGCCGTCATCCTGCGCGGCGGCTCTGAGGCGATCCGATCCAACATGGCCATCGTCAAGGTCATCGCCAAAGCGTCTGAAGAGGCGGGCATCCCCGAAGGGGCGATCCAGCTGGTGGAGGACACGAGCCGCGAAGTGGCCCAGCAGATGATGACCATGAACGAATACCTGGACGTGCTCATTCCTCGCGGCGGCGCCGGATTGATTCAGGCTGTCGTCAAAAACGCCACCGTGCCGGTCATCGAGACAGGCGTGGGCAACTGCCACGTCTACGTCGACGCCGACGCTGACCTGGAGATGGCTGAAAAAATCATCATCAACGCCAAATGCCAGCGCCCCGGCGTCTGCAACGCCGCCGAGTCGCTCCTCGTCCACCAGGATGTGGCCCGCAAGTTCATTCCCCATATCGGCAAACTGTTGACGGAGATGAACGTGGAACTGCGCGGCTGCCCCCGCACGTTGAGCCTCTTTTCCGGGATCAAGGAGGCTACCGATGAGGATTATGCCGCTGAGTTTCTCGACCTGATCCTGGCCGTGAAGATCGTCGACAGCTTTGACGAGGCACTGGAACATATCCGCAAATACTCGACAGGTCACTCGGAGGCCATCGTCACCCGCGACTACAGCCGAGCTCGTGAGTTCACCCGCCGTGTCGACGCCGCCGCCGTCTATGTGAACGCCTCCACCCGTTTCACCGACGGCTTCCAATTCGGAATGGGCGCCGAAATCGGCATCTCCACCCAAAAACTGCATGCCCGCGGCCCTATGGGATTAAATGAGTTGACGACGATCAAGTACGTCTGCTACGGCGATGGACAGATCCGTTAA
- the proB gene encoding glutamate 5-kinase, whose amino-acid sequence MFGRQDLPKARRVVVKVGTSTLTHGTGKLNLEQMEKLVRQLADLSNRGHQVMLVTSGAVGAGMGRLGLEKRPKSVPEKQACAAVGQGILMHMYEKIFAEYGLVVAQVLLTRDDFAFRERYINAGNTLEALLRMNVIPIINENDTVAIDEIRLRFGDNDTLSALVAGLVQGDVLILLTDIDGLYSANPRVDPEAVFIPEVPEITPEIEAMAAGAGTNLGTGGMATKLQAAKIAVESGVAMVIAQGSRPNGLREIMNGAEVGTLFIPNETPLPGYKRWLAFGSASSGSVHIDAGAAEAIVLGGKSLLPCGVTGAEGDFQSGDMVSIISPEGLEVARGVTQYSADQVRRIMGKQCQDIEAALGMKGVDEVVHRDNLTVMVSRHIG is encoded by the coding sequence TTGTTTGGACGCCAAGACCTGCCCAAGGCCCGTCGCGTCGTCGTCAAGGTGGGCACCAGCACCTTGACCCACGGGACCGGCAAGCTCAACCTGGAGCAGATGGAAAAGCTCGTCCGGCAACTGGCGGATCTCTCCAACCGGGGCCATCAGGTCATGCTGGTCACCTCCGGCGCCGTCGGCGCCGGGATGGGGCGATTAGGCCTAGAGAAGCGGCCCAAATCGGTGCCGGAAAAACAGGCCTGCGCCGCCGTCGGCCAGGGCATTCTGATGCATATGTACGAAAAGATCTTCGCCGAGTACGGCCTCGTCGTCGCCCAGGTGCTGCTGACGCGGGACGATTTCGCCTTCCGGGAGCGCTATATCAACGCCGGCAACACCCTGGAGGCGCTCCTGCGGATGAACGTCATCCCCATCATCAATGAAAACGACACCGTCGCCATCGACGAGATCCGCCTCCGCTTCGGCGACAACGACACCCTGTCGGCGCTGGTGGCGGGCCTGGTCCAAGGCGACGTGCTGATCCTGCTGACCGATATTGACGGACTCTATTCAGCCAACCCGCGCGTTGATCCTGAGGCGGTCTTTATCCCCGAGGTGCCCGAGATCACACCGGAGATCGAGGCGATGGCCGCCGGCGCCGGCACAAACCTGGGCACCGGCGGCATGGCGACGAAGCTGCAAGCGGCCAAGATCGCCGTCGAATCGGGCGTGGCCATGGTCATCGCCCAGGGCAGCCGCCCCAACGGGCTTCGCGAGATCATGAACGGGGCAGAGGTGGGGACATTGTTCATCCCCAACGAAACGCCGCTGCCCGGCTACAAACGCTGGCTGGCCTTCGGCTCCGCCTCCAGCGGCAGCGTCCACATCGACGCCGGCGCAGCCGAGGCCATCGTCTTGGGCGGCAAAAGCCTGCTTCCTTGCGGCGTCACCGGCGCCGAAGGTGATTTTCAGAGCGGAGACATGGTCAGCATCATCTCGCCGGAAGGCCTGGAAGTGGCCCGCGGCGTTACCCAGTACTCGGCCGATCAGGTCCGGCGCATCATGGGGAAACAGTGCCAGGACATCGAAGCCGCTCTGGGCATGAAAGGCGTCGACGAGGTTGTTCACCGGGACAATCTGACCGTCATGGTCTCCCGGCATATCGGATAG
- the obgE gene encoding GTPase ObgE: protein MFYDQARIFVKGGDGGNGIVSFRREKYVPEGGPNGGDGGAGGNVIFIGDEGLRTLVDFRYQRHYKAERGEHGMGKNMHGRDGEDMTVRVPIGTVVKDAETGKILVDITRDGQQHIAAKGGRGGRGNAKFVSSTNRVPMIAEKGEPGDEQWLELELKLLADVGLVGFPNVGKSTLIANVSAARPKIANYHFTTLEPNLGVVRIAEGQSFVMADIPGLIEGAHTGAGLGHDFLRHTERTRYLIHVLDISGSEGRDPLEDYDAINRELALYKPELADKPMVVAANKMDLPGAEENLARLREKLGEEAVIFPISAATRQGLDPLIYHVHKGLEELGPVVFETVTADAHMDVRFTGKTEERFKIHRDEQGVFVVTGKEVERHVAMTDMENEESVARLQRIFDVMGVDQALRDAGCQHGDPVRIRDLEFDFIEYAAQYADREDDGK from the coding sequence TTGTTTTACGATCAGGCGAGGATATTCGTCAAAGGCGGTGACGGGGGGAACGGCATCGTCTCCTTCCGCCGCGAAAAATACGTTCCTGAAGGCGGCCCTAACGGGGGCGACGGCGGCGCCGGCGGCAACGTCATCTTCATCGGCGACGAAGGGTTGCGCACCCTCGTCGACTTCCGCTACCAGCGCCACTACAAGGCCGAGCGGGGCGAGCACGGTATGGGCAAGAACATGCATGGCCGCGACGGCGAGGATATGACCGTCCGGGTGCCCATCGGCACTGTCGTGAAAGACGCCGAGACGGGCAAGATCCTGGTCGACATCACCCGCGACGGTCAGCAGCACATCGCTGCCAAGGGCGGGCGAGGCGGACGAGGCAACGCCAAGTTTGTCAGTTCCACCAACCGGGTGCCCATGATCGCCGAAAAGGGCGAACCCGGCGACGAGCAGTGGCTGGAGTTGGAACTGAAGCTGCTGGCTGACGTAGGGCTCGTCGGTTTCCCCAATGTGGGCAAATCGACCCTCATCGCCAACGTCTCGGCAGCCCGTCCCAAGATCGCCAACTACCACTTCACGACCCTCGAACCCAACCTGGGCGTCGTACGTATCGCCGAGGGCCAGAGCTTCGTCATGGCCGACATCCCCGGGCTGATCGAGGGCGCTCACACCGGCGCCGGCCTGGGCCATGACTTCTTGCGCCACACCGAGCGCACCCGCTATCTGATCCATGTCCTGGACATCTCCGGCAGCGAGGGGCGCGATCCCCTGGAAGACTACGACGCCATCAACCGGGAACTGGCCCTCTACAAACCCGAACTGGCCGATAAGCCGATGGTCGTCGCCGCCAATAAAATGGATCTGCCCGGCGCCGAGGAAAACCTGGCGCGCCTGCGGGAAAAGCTTGGCGAAGAGGCCGTCATTTTCCCCATCTCCGCCGCCACACGGCAGGGGTTGGACCCGCTGATCTACCATGTTCACAAAGGGCTGGAGGAACTGGGGCCTGTCGTCTTTGAGACGGTCACCGCCGATGCCCACATGGATGTCCGCTTTACCGGCAAGACAGAGGAACGCTTCAAGATCCACCGTGACGAACAAGGCGTTTTTGTTGTCACCGGCAAGGAAGTGGAGCGCCACGTGGCCATGACCGACATGGAAAACGAGGAATCGGTGGCCCGCCTGCAGCGCATCTTCGATGTCATGGGCGTCGATCAGGCCTTGCGAGATGCCGGTTGCCAGCACGGCGATCCGGTCCGCATCCGCGACCTGGAGTTTGACTTTATCGAGTATGCGGCTCAGTATGCCGATCGTGAAGATGACGGAAAGTAA
- a CDS encoding Spo0B domain-containing protein yields the protein MAESGFPEAPDWNAPIGSCPAGTHMAGFSPDAAEWVELWRELRHDFINHLQTILGYIQVGRGERSLEYLRHVAQRIQEAGGIMTLGILPVIAHLLLKGQELRERAIDLRVQVDRGWDPQPWQAENNARRLASAASATIESLLPTQDQSEEEPALCLRFCGPEPILKAYWLGRDETMAMVELSTFLQEDTKK from the coding sequence ATGGCGGAGAGTGGTTTTCCGGAAGCACCGGATTGGAATGCCCCGATAGGAAGTTGTCCCGCTGGGACACACATGGCCGGCTTTAGTCCCGATGCTGCTGAATGGGTTGAACTGTGGCGGGAACTCCGTCACGATTTTATCAACCATCTGCAGACGATCCTGGGTTACATCCAGGTGGGGCGAGGGGAGCGCTCCCTCGAATACCTCCGCCATGTGGCCCAGCGGATCCAGGAGGCCGGCGGCATCATGACCCTCGGCATCCTGCCGGTCATCGCCCATCTGCTGCTCAAAGGTCAGGAGTTGCGGGAACGGGCCATTGACCTGCGTGTCCAGGTTGACCGGGGATGGGACCCGCAACCATGGCAGGCCGAGAACAACGCCCGCCGACTTGCGTCTGCTGCGTCGGCCACGATCGAGTCATTACTCCCGACGCAGGACCAGTCAGAGGAGGAACCGGCGCTGTGCCTGCGCTTTTGCGGCCCTGAGCCCATTCTGAAAGCATACTGGCTGGGCCGTGATGAGACGATGGCGATGGTAGAATTGTCCACCTTTTTACAAGAAGATACCAAGAAATAG
- the rpmA gene encoding 50S ribosomal protein L27, translating into MLVMNLQYFAHKKGVGSSRNGRDSEAKRLGVKRSDGQAVLSGNILVRQRGTKIHPGNNVGLGSDDTLFALIDGVVKFERKGRDKKQVSVYAV; encoded by the coding sequence ATGCTAGTCATGAATCTGCAGTACTTCGCCCACAAAAAAGGTGTCGGTAGCTCCCGAAACGGTCGCGACTCCGAAGCCAAACGCCTGGGCGTCAAGCGCAGCGACGGTCAAGCCGTTTTGTCCGGCAACATCCTGGTCCGCCAGCGCGGCACCAAGATTCACCCCGGCAACAACGTGGGTCTGGGCAGTGACGACACCCTGTTCGCCCTGATCGACGGCGTCGTTAAATTCGAACGCAAAGGTCGGGACAAAAAACAGGTCAGCGTCTACGCTGTCTAA